From one Pempheris klunzingeri isolate RE-2024b chromosome 9, fPemKlu1.hap1, whole genome shotgun sequence genomic stretch:
- the slitrk4 gene encoding SLIT and NTRK-like protein 4 codes for MLLVLLLAAFSSSISGSLSSSLSSPSMSDGPQMADPSASDLMAETCSACSCMSVENVLYVNCEKITVYRPTQLVPPASSLYHLNFQNNFLIILYPNSFLNFTHAVSLQLGNNKLQNIEGGAFMGMSALKQLHLNNNELKVLRADTFLGIENLEYLQADYNLIKYIERGAFNKLHRLKVLILNDNLIQALPDNIFRFASLTHLDIRGNRIQKLPYLGVLEHIGRIVELQLDDNPWNCTCDLAPLKAWLENMPYNIFIGEAICETPSDLYGRLLKETNKQELCPMGTGSDFDVRMPPVPPDGQSPSKMSPTTVVPLATKVPKTTDSSKIYGNGIVAGLPPFGRNSQIVSVQTRTPPLLQLQCPQPCSCKAHPSDFGISVSCQERNIKHLADLIPKPPNAKKLHLSGNYIRDISPADFQGFEGLDLLHLGSNQIATVQKGVFANLTNLRRLYLNGNQLEQLHPEMFLGLSNLQYLYLEYNAIKEILAGTFDSMPNLQLLYLNNNVLRSLPAYVFAGVSLARLNLKNNHFMTLPVSGVLDQLRSLTQIDLEGNPWECSCDLVALKLWLEKLSDGVAGKEVKCASPVQFSNTELRLLKNEILCPKLVARPPFILTSATPVLTSVSPAGVGKAPPGGPVPLSIMILSILVVLILTVFVAFCLLVFVLRRNKKPAGRQEGLGNQECGSMSLQLRRHSHKSGKKGSIPGDDLGGETFIPQTIEHIGKSHTCGMGRSSDMDAGFKFADSQRQKIILRNSADKDKDSLSTLERNKRLSTIDELEEFLPHREPSMFIQNFLDSKRDFNSIGMGGYEIRYPEKTLDKKMKKSSLIGGNHSKIVVEQRKSEYYELKAKLQGTPDYLQVLEEQTALSKM; via the coding sequence ATGCTGCTCGTACTCCTGCTGGCAGCCTTTTCTTCTTCCATCTCcggctccctctcctcctccctctcctccccgtCCATGTCAGACGGACCCCAGATGGCAGACCCATCCGCCTCGGACTTGATGGCCGAGACCTGCAGCGCTTGCTCCTGCATGTCGGTGGAAAACGTGCTGTACGTCAACTGCGAGAAGATCACCGTGTATCGACCCACGCAGCTCGTCCCGCCGGCCTCGTCCCTGTACCACCTTAACTTTCAGAACAACTTCTTAATCATACTGTACCCAAACTCGTTTCTCAACTTCACCCACGCTGTGTCACTGCAGCTGGGGAACAATAAACTGCAGAACATTGAAGGTGGAGCATTCATGGGGATGAGTGCGTTGAAACAGCTGCATCTGAACAATAATGAGTTGAAGGTGCTGCGTGCGGACACTTTCCTAGGGATAGAAAACTTGGAATATCTTCAGGCTGACTACAATTTGATAAAATACATTGAAAGGGGAGCATTTAACAAACTGCACAGGCTAAAAGTGCTCATCCTGAATGATAATCTCATACAGGCACTTCCTGACAACATATTTCGCTTTGCCTCACTCACACATCTGGATATAAGAGGCAACAGGATCCAGAAGCTTCCTTATTTGGGGGTTCTGGAACATATTGGGCGCATTGTAGAGCTGCAGCTGGATGACAACCCCTGGAATTGTACCTGTGATTTAGCGCCTCTCAAGGCATGGCTTGAAAACATGCCctataatatttttattggcGAGGCCATATGTGAAACACCAAGTGACTTGTACGGAAGGCTCCTGAAAGAAACCAACAAACAGGAACTCTGTCCcatgggaacaggaagtgactttGATGTTAGGATGCCGCCAGTACCGCCTGATGGGCAGTCACCCTCCAAAATGTCCCCAACCACTGTGGTTCCATTAGCCACAAAAGTGCCAAAAACCACTGACTCATCTAAGATTTATGGCAATGGTATCGTGGCTGGTTTGCCCCCTTTTGGAAGAAATAGCCAGATTGTTTCCGTTCAGACACGGACCCCTCCATTGTTACAGCTGCAGTGTCCACAGCCATGCAGCTGTAAAGCCCACCCATCTGACTTTGGCATCAGTGTCAGCTGTCAGGAGAggaatattaaacatttagCTGATCTTATTCCCAAACCTCCAAATGCCAAGAAACTTCACCTGAGTGGAAATTACATCCGTGACATAAGCCCAGCTGATTTCCAAGGGTTTGAGGGCTTAGATTTGCTACACCTCGGCAGCAATCAAATAGCCACGGTCCAGAAAGGTGTGTTTGCGAACCTCACCAACCTGAGGAGACTGTATTTGAATGGAAACCAACTTGAACAGTTGCATCCAGAGATGTTTTTGGGCCTCTCAAACTTACAGTACCTATACTTGGAATACAATGCCATAAAAGAAATCTTAGCGGGCACGTTTGACTCCATGCCGAACCTACAGCTCCTGTATCTCAACAACAACGTTCTGCGGAGTCTCCCCGCCTACGTTTTTGCAGGTGTCTCTTTAGCCAGACTGAATCTGAAAAACAACCACTTCATGACCCTACCAGTGAGTGGTGTCTTAGACCAGCTGCGATCATTGACCCAGATAGACCTGGAAGGGAACCCGTGGGAGTGTTCCTGCGATCTTGTCGCCCTCAAACTCTGGCTAGAGAAGCTAAGTGATGGAGTAGCTGGCAAAGAGGTGAAGTGTGCCTCCCCTGTACAGTTCTCCAACACGGAGCTCCGCCTTTTGAAAAATGAGATCCTGTGTCCTAAGCTGGTTGCAAGGCCACCGTTTATTCTCACTAGCGCCACCCCTGTTCTGACCTCCGTGTCGCCTGCCGGAGTTGGCAAAGCACCACCAGGAGGGCCTGTGCCTCTCTCCATCATGATCCTCAGCATCCTCGTAGTGCTTATCCTTACTGTGTTTGTGGCCTTCTGCCTTTTAGTCTTTGTCCTGAGGCGGAATAAAAAGCCAGCGGGCAGGCAGGAAGGGCTCGGGAATCAGGAGTGCGGCTCCATGTCATTGCAGCTCCGCAGGCACAGCCACAAATCTGGCAAAAAAGGCTCCATCCCAGGAGACGACTTAGGAGGCGAGACTTTCATCCCCCAGACCATCGAGCACATTGGCAAGAGCCACACCTGTGGGATGGGACGTTCGTCAGACATGGATGCAGGGTTCAAGTTTGCAGACTCGCAGAGGCAGAAGATCATCCTCCGGAACAGCGCCGACAAGGATAAAGACTCACTTTCCACCCTGGAGCGCAACAAACGTCTCAGCACCATCGACGAACTCGAGGAATTCCTCCCCCACCGAGAGCCCAGCATGTTCATCCAGAACTTCCTGGACAGTAAAAGAGATTTCAACAGTATAGGGATGGGCGGATACGAAATCCGCTACCCCGAGAAAACTCTGGATAAAAAGATGAAGAAGTCGTCGCTGATAGGCGGAAATCACAGTAAGATCGTGGTGGAGCAGAGAAAAAGTGAGTATTACGAGCTGAAAGCTAAGCTCCAAGGAACGCCTGATTACTTGCAGGTGCTCGAGGAGCAGACTGCACTGAGTAAAATGTAG